A stretch of candidate division WOR-3 bacterium DNA encodes these proteins:
- a CDS encoding response regulator transcription factor, whose translation MSISVLLADDHTLFREGMRSLLHKELNIKVVGEAENGREAVKLALELKPDVIVMDITMPDLNGMEATRKIKKVIPQTKVICLSMHSDRRYVVDMFRAGATGYLIKSCAYKELNNAIHIVAANQVYISPQIAHIIVDAGIGEQQPKNGNIKWTLTPREREILQLIAEGKNTKYIAHHLHKSTKTVETHRRNIMKKLKLTSIAELTKFAINEGIISLDS comes from the coding sequence ATGAGTATAAGTGTATTACTTGCGGATGATCACACTTTATTTCGTGAAGGCATGCGTAGCCTGCTCCATAAGGAACTTAATATAAAAGTAGTTGGTGAGGCCGAAAATGGCAGAGAAGCTGTGAAACTTGCACTTGAACTCAAGCCTGATGTCATAGTAATGGATATCACAATGCCAGACCTGAATGGCATGGAGGCGACCCGTAAAATCAAGAAAGTAATTCCACAGACAAAAGTAATTTGTCTATCTATGCACTCAGATAGGCGATATGTTGTCGATATGTTCCGCGCTGGCGCTACGGGATATCTGATCAAAAGTTGTGCCTATAAGGAATTGAATAACGCCATCCATATTGTTGCTGCAAATCAAGTATACATTAGTCCGCAGATAGCACACATCATCGTGGACGCTGGTATTGGTGAACAACAACCTAAGAATGGCAATATTAAGTGGACCCTGACACCGCGAGAGCGAGAAATTCTTCAACTAATAGCCGAGGGGAAGAATACAAAATACATCGCACACCACTTGCACAAGAGCACAAAAACGGTCGAGACGCATCGCAGAAATATCATGAAAAAACTGAAGCTTACGAGCATCGCCGAGCTCACCAAATTCGCAATCAACGAGGGCATAATTTCACTCGACAGTTGA